A stretch of the Acanthochromis polyacanthus isolate Apoly-LR-REF ecotype Palm Island chromosome 22, KAUST_Apoly_ChrSc, whole genome shotgun sequence genome encodes the following:
- the atp5f1b gene encoding ATP synthase subunit beta, mitochondrial, translating to MLGAVGRCCTGALQALKPGVQPLKALVGSPAVLSRRDYVAPAAAASATTGRIVAVIGAVVDVQFDEGLPPILNALEVAGRESRLVLEVAQHLGENTVRTIAMDGTEGLVRGQKVLDTGAPIRIPVGPETLGRIMNVIGEPIDERGPITTKQTAPIHAEAPEFTDMSVEQEILVTGIKVVDLLAPYAKGGKIGLFGGAGVGKTVLIMELINNVAKAHGGYSVFAGVGERTREGNDLYHEMIESGVINLKDTTSKVALVYGQMNEPPGARARVALTGLTVAEYFRDQEGQDVLLFIDNIFRFTQAGSEVSALLGRIPSAVGYQPTLATDMGTMQERITTTKKGSITSVQAIYVPADDLTDPAPATTFAHLDATTVLSRAIAELGIYPAVDPLDSTSRIMDPNIVGSEHYDVARGVQKILQDYKSLQDIIAILGMDELSEEDRLTVARARKIQRFLSQPFQVAEVFTGHLGKLVPLKETIKGFKSILGGEYDALPEQAFYMVGPIEEVVQKAEKLAEEHS from the exons ATGTTAGGAGCTGTGGGACGCTGCTGCACCGGGGCTCTGCAGGCTCTGAAGCCTGGGGTCCAGCCCTTGAAGGCCCTCGTCGGATCCCCAGCCGTTCTTTCAC GCAGAGACTATGTCGCACCTGCCGCCGCTGCCAGCGCCACCACCGGGCGCATCGTGGCCGTCATCGGTGCCGTGGTCGACGTCCAGTTCGATGAGGGCCTTCCTCCCATCCTCAACGCCCTGGAGGTCGCTGGCCGCGAGTCCAGGCTAGTCCTGGAGGTGGCACAGCATCTTG ggGAGAACACAGTGCGTACCATCGCTATGGACGGTACCGAGGGTCTGGTCCGTGGACAGAAAGTTCTGGACACCGGTGCCCCCATCAGAATCCCAGTGGGTCCTGAGACCCTGGGCAGGATTATGAATGTCATCGGAGAGCCCATCGATGAGAGGGGTCCCATCACCACCAAACA GACTGCTCCCATCCACGCTGAGGCTCCTGAATTCACCGACATGAGCGTGGAACAGGAGATCCTGGTTACCGGCATCAAGGTTGTGGACCTGCTGGCCCCCTACGCCAAGGGAGGAAAGATTG GTCTGTTCGGTGGTGCTGGCGTCGGCAAGACTGTACTGATCATGGAGCTGATCAACAACGTGGCGAAGGCCCACGGTGGTTACTCCGTGTTTGCCGGTGTGGGAGAGCGAACCCGTGAGGGAAACGACTTGTACCATGAAATGATTGAGTCTGGTGTGATCAACCTGAAGGACACTACCTCCAAG GTGGCGCTGGTGTACGGACAGATGAACGAGCCCCCCGGTGCTCGTGCCAGAGTGGCTCTGACTGGACTGACTGTGGCCGAGTACTTCCGTGACCAGGAGGGTCAGGATGTGCTGCTCTTCATCGACAACATCTTCCGCTTCACACAGGCTGGCTCTGAG GTGTCTGCCCTGCTGGGTCGTATCCCCTCTGCTGTGGGTTACCAGCCCACTCTGGCCACTGACATGGGCACCATGCAGGAGAGAATCACCACCACCAAGAAGGGTTCAATCACATCTGTGCAG GCCATCTACGTGCCCGCTGATGATCTGACTGATCCTGCCCCTGCCACCACCTTCGCTCACTTGGATGCCACCACTGTGCTGTCCCGTGCCATCGCTGAGCTGGGCATCTACCCCGCTGTCGACCCCCTGGACTCCACCTCCCGTATCATGGACCCCAACATCGTCGGATCCGAGCACTACGACGTTGCCCGTGGCGTGCAGAAGATCCTCCAG gACTACAAATCCCTGCAGGATATCATTGCTATCTTGGGTATGGATGAGTTGTCTGAGGAGGACAGGCTGACTGTGGCTCGCGCCCGCAAGATCCAGCGTTTCCTGTCCCAACCCTTCCAGGTGGCCGAGGTCTTCACCGGCCACTTGGGCAAGCTGGTGCCCCTCAAAGAGACCATCAAGGGCTTCAAGAGCATCCTGGGCG GGGAGTACGACGCTCTGCCCGAGCAGGCCTTCTACATGGTCGGCCCCATCGAGGAGGTGGTCCAGAAAGCCGAGAAGCTGGCCGAGGAGCATTCGTAA